Part of the Rhodothermales bacterium genome, AGATCGAGCCCGACGCGGTCTTCCGGTGCGATCTTGCGGGCGCACAGGTCGTAGGCGAAGTTCGGACCTCCTGTGATCGTTGCTCCGTATTTTGAAACAGCCGCGAGCCAGCGTACCGGTTTCTGCAGGAAGGCGACGGGTGCCATGAAGTAGCAGGGGTACCCGAGGTAGAGCGGGTTCAGGATGTTGCCGATGAGCCCCATGTCGTGGTACAACGGCAGCCAGCCGACGACTACGGAGTCCGCGCTGGTGCCGAACGCGGCCTCCATCTGGCCCTCGTTGTGCAGCAGGTTGCCGTGGCTCACCATCACGCCTTTCGGCGTGCCGGTGGAGCCGGAAGTATATTGCAGAAACGCGATCGTGTCCTCGCCGACGCCGGGGTCGGTCCACGCATCGGCCAGTGCAAGGGGGATCGTGTCGGTCGACACCACCGTCATTCCTTTCAGCGCTTCGTCTTCCTCGAAGCGACCCTCGATGTCCCCGATGATGAGATCGTTCGTGAGCGTGATCCGCGCGTCCGCATCGCCGACGATGCCTTCGATCCGGCCCATAGAACGGTTCTTGCGCGGCGGATAGGCCGGCACGGCGATCGCGCCGGCGTACAGGCAGCCAAAAAACGCCGCAATGTAATCGATGCCGGCCGGATACAACAACAGCACCCGCTCCCCCGCCACACCCATGGTCTGCAACTTCGCCGCGATGCTCCGCGCCCGCCGATCGAGTTCGGCGTAGGTGAACCGATCGCCCTCGATCTCGCCGTCGATCAAATAGGTGTACGCAAGTCGTTCAGGCTGATGCAGTGCTCGCCAGCGGAGGATATCAACGAGGCTGGTGGGATTCATGGAGTTGGCGGTTTTGGGGTCGCTCATTGCGTGTGTCCGATCACCTGGAAAGACGTACTCACGGCGGCCGGCACGTGACCGCGCGTGTCGCGGGAGCAAAGCAGGGGAGGTGGGACGGCGCCCTCGGCGCATCTTCCACACCGGGCGCACCGTACGCCGTGGCGCCGATCCCCTTTGGATGGGTACGAACACGGAAACGGCAAGCGGGCAGGAGGTTCAAAAGAATGGACCCTAAAATAGGCCATCATCACCAATAAAGAATGCCGTGCCGCCGGATTGGGCCATTATTAGCGGAAGATTTAAGGTCCGGCACACGGTGTATCTCCTTGAAAATAAACACCCTGCGTGGTGCGAAACCCGAACAACACGTAAAGAAAATGACATCGTTGCTAACTTTTTCGCCGCCGGCGGTATCTAGAAGGTAGTTGGATGTTCGAGATCCCTGAATCCGCATGAGTGCGAACCCGCGGGAATCGCCCGACGAAGTGCTGGTGGTCGCGGCGATCCTAGGCGATCTGAGGGCGTTCGACGAACTGGCCCTTCGGTATCGGCCGGCGGTATTGCGCCTGGTGCCGGCCGACTACGCGGAGGTCCTCCGCCTTCGTTTCCTGGACGATACGCCGCTACGACGTATCGCATCGTTCCTCGACATTCCTGTTTCGACCGTCAAGTGGAGGGTGCACCGCGGCAGAACGCTGCTGAAGGAAGCCCTCGCCCGCCTCGATCCCGAATGACGCCTTTTTGACCGACCTGTATGACCGACCCGATCGATAAACTCGCCAACGTGCTAGCGCAACTCGTCAGTGACGCCGGCTATGCCCTCATCGCCGATCCCAACGCCGCCGTACACGCCCACTGCGTCCGGCAGTATAACCGCCTCCTCAACCGTGTCCGCGCCCTCGAACCCGAGCTTACGGATGGATTTACGCCGCTACCCGACAGCGCCGGCCCGGGAAGTGTCCGCATGCGCGGACGGGACCTGCTCGTGCAACTCAGCACCACCCGTTCGGCCGACTGGCTCAGCGAGTGGTTCGACCGCCTCTTCGCGCCGGGCGAACGCCTGACGTGTGCCTCTTTGTGATTTGCGTTACGCGTAACGTCACCCTCTAACTCATATCCTTTCTAGCTGCCTTATGGAACGCGACCAGGAAATCGTAAAACTCGTCAACGTTCTCCGCCGCACCGCGCGGATGGCGCAGCAGGCGGCGTGGGCCGGCTCGGATGCCGAAAGCATCGCCTATTGCGTCAAACAGTACAACAAGGTGCTCGAGCGGCTCATCGAGATCGACGAGGGTGTCTCCAGTGTGTTCGACCCGCTCGGGGAGGACGCCAACCTCACCGTCGTGGCCATGGCCTGCCGGCAACTGGCCGCCTTCTACGAAGACGAAATTGCGTCGGGCGGCACGAAGTGGGAACGCATCTACGGCGCTGCCTTCGACACCGAGTCATTCAAGGATTTCTGGCGCCAGTCCGCCAAGGACATCGAGGACTTCGGCGAATTCATCCGCGAAAACCTGGACGCCTGGGCGGCCATGCGGAAAAAGAAGGAGTAAGGGTATGCGCGTGTGGGACGAGTTCAGTGCTGAACATACGGCTCACGCAGCTTCACGGGCTCGACTTCCGGCTTCTTGCGGGCTCGCAGGTTGATCAGCTCGACAAAGATGGAAAAGCCCATCGCCGAGTAGATGTAGCCTTTCGGGATGTGGTGATCGAGACCGTCCGAGATCAGGGCGACACCGATCAGGAGCAGGAACGAGAGGGCGAGGATCTTGATCGTGGGCCGGCGTTCGACGAATTCGCTGAGGCTCCGAGCGAAGAACATCATGAACGCCACGGAGATCATGACGGCGATGATCATGATCGATATCTCATCGACCATCCCTACGGCCGTGATGACGGAGTCAAGCGAAAATACGAGGTCGAGCAGCATAATCTGGATAAGCACGCTCCGAAATGACGGCGCGGACGCGGCCGACAAAGCGGTCTCATCCCCTTCGAGTTTCTGATGGATCTCGTGGGTGCTTTTGGCAATGAGGAAGAAGCCGCCGATGATGAGGATGAGATCCCTCCCCGAAATCTCATTCGACATGATGGTGAACCACGGCGCCGTGAGTTGAATCACCCAGGCGATGGAGAACAGCAGCGCGATCCGCGACACCATCGCGAGCCCCAGGCCCAGGAAGCGCGCTTTTTCGCGCTGTGCCTGAGGAAGCTTGCCGGCGAGGATGGAGATAAATACGATATTGTCGATGCCCAACACCAGTTCAAGCGACGTCAGCGTGAGCAGGGCGATCCAGGCATCGGGAGATGAAAACCAATCCATGTAGCCGGTGGGATGAGTTGATGGTGACGTAACGAGGCACCCTGAAAGCGATCGAAAACGCCCGGTTTTGGACCGTAGGGACACGATATATCGTGTCTCGGTCGATTAACGGGGAAACTGGAGGCGAACGACGCGGCCCCCCATGCCGGCAGCCCAGCCGTCGCCGTTGGGGGCGAAGCCGACCGTCCAGTAGTTCAGGCTATCGAGCAACGTCCAGGTGTGGGCCATATCCAGGGTGACGGCGAGGCCACGGGGGCCGGCGGCCACCAGGGTTGGAGTAGACGTACCGGGGGCGAACGCGATGCCGTAGATCGCGCCCGAAAACGGCGGAGCGGTGGCGAGGTTCCACGTTTCGCCTCCATCGGACGTCACCGCGATGTTGTTCTGGCGCGCGTCCGGAGACGCCATGTCTCCGCCCGCGACGACGCCGTGGCGGCCGTCCGAGAAAGCTACCGACGCGAGGCCCGCCGTGGGAGAACTGTGGTCGACGGGGGTCTCGACGATGCGCCAGGTAGCGCCCCTGTCGTCCGAGCGCAAGAAACGCGCTTTTCCGCCGGCGCCCGTGCCTACGACCACCGTCTGGCTCCCGATGGTCTGTACACAGGTGCCGCTGGCGGCGAAGCTACCTTCTCCGGGCAGCGCGGGAGGCAGGTTGCCGGGGGGAATCCGGCTCCATCTCTGCCCGCCGTTTGAGGTGGTGATCAGGTAGAACTGGCCATCAACGGCGTCGCTGAAGGCGATGCCGCTGTCGGCGTCCCAGAAATCCATGCAGTCCAGAAAGCCGGCCGGCTCGGCATTGACGAACTGGAGCGTCCAGTTCTGGCCGGCGTCGTCCGTTTTATAGATGCGCGAGTCGTCGCCGCTGCCGATGCTCAACAGATAGGCCGTGCGGTCGTCGACGCCATGTACATCGCGAAACTGGAGGGAGTCCGCCCCCGGAACGACACCGGTTTGCCAGGTGGCGCCGCCATCCGTCGTTCGAGCATAAAGACCGTCTACGCCACTCAGCCATACGATGTGCTCATCGACCGCGCTGATGCCGATAAAGAGGGCATCGACGCCGCTCACCTGCGGCGACATCTCGGGCAGAACAGGCGGCGGAGAACAGGCGGAGAGGGCTGTAAACAGGACCGCGCACAGCGTCGCGTAGCGTGCAATGCCGGCACGAGGTAGTCCTTTCATGGTGTCAACCGGGCTGGGTGGATCAATCCCGAATATACGTCTCCAGCGATTTTTCTAGCTCACGGCCTGAAATTTTGGCATACAACACCCGGTTGGTGCCGTTGGGTTCGATGCGCAGGTAGACATACCGGCCGGATTGATACACGGCAAACTCGCGCAACGGAGTGGCGGAGATCTCGGTCGTCGGTGTCTCGCCGGCGCCCACCACCACCTCGAACGCCTCGGGGGTGAACCGATACCGATACTGGTTAAACAGGATCGCGAACGGGTTGATGACGGGCTTTAGTTCATGGGCACTGTACCGATACAGCCACGCGATGCCATTGGCATCAAGGGAGCGTCCTTCCAACTCCCCTTTGATGATCATGCCCCGCGTATACGTATCCGGACGGGATAACCAAACAGGGCCCCGATTCCAGTACGGGACGACCATCAGGAAAAACAGCAGAAACGCCAGGAAATACCGCAGGATGTCCTGCTTCGTGGCGCGTGACGGGGCAGGATGCGGTGCTGTCGGCGGCATGGCGCGGGCTCGGGTGGATGAGGATTCCCACCCGGGCAGGCAAGCGTGGTGCCAGCGCGCCGGCGGCTCACCATTCGCTGTCGCGGTTGAATTCCTGCCGGACCCCCGCCTGAAAGGCTTTCCGCGCGGCGACCATTCGTTCCGGGATTTCGTCGGTCGTGTGGCCTAGCGATTCCCGGCCGGCGCCGTCGCGACGCCGATGCCGGAGTCCCCCATGCCATAATACAGGTACCAGATGCCTTCGGACTCGATGAGGCCCTCGACGAAGACGACGTTGGCGATCTGGCCGGACTTCTCGAGTTCATTGGTGACCTGGAGGAAAGGTTCGTCGGATCGAGCGATGAGCTGGGCGGGGTTCTTCGGGTCGAACAGGGCCTGCGCGGCCGCGTACTTGAGGCTGTCGTCGGCGCTGTTGTACAGCAACAGGATGCCGTGTTCGGTGAGCATCGGGGGCGGCCCGGGTTCGACGAGCCGGCTGTCGAACATGCCGGGGCGGGGGCGGATCGCCGGCTCTTCGACCACCGTCCAGTTCAACAGATCGGTCGAATGTGCCGCCCAGATGTTCGTGTCGCCGAAGTACATCCAGTACTTCCCATCGATGGGTTCGGGGAGGATGGCGCCGGACTTGGTCCATCCGCGCTCGGGGAACGTGGGGCCGTGCCGCGTCCAGGTACGGAGGTCCGGCGAGGTGGCGATGCCCATCCGGGCTGTCTCACCGTCGTAGCCGGTGTAGGTGAGGTAGAATGTGCCGTCAATGCGGACGATGCGGGGGTCCTCGGTGCCACCCGGCAGCTCCCACGGATCCGCCGGCCCAAAGATGGGCTCCGGCTCACGGGTGAAGGCGATCCCGTCGGTGCTGGTGGCCAGCCCGATACGCGAGGTCCCGTTCCAGATGCCGATGCCGCTGGAGTCCTCGGCGCGATAGAGGAGATGGATCGTCTCGCCGTCGCTCCACGCGGCGGGGTTGAACAGGTCCTTCGCCTCCCACGTGGCGCCCTGCGGCATGAGGATCGGGTTGCCGGCGTATTTCTCGAACGGCCCGATCATCCATGCATCCGGGTCGGCCGCCGGCGGTGCGCCGCAGCCGGCGAGGAGGATGGTTACTAGCAGTAATCGAATCATCACGTTTGTCCGTTTTTACGTTATCCCGCATGGACACGATACCTCGTGTCCAAGTGTTCATCCCACCAACACGTCCACTTTAGCCTCCAGGCGGATGAGCAACGCCAGGTACCAGGCGAGGGCATTTTCGGTCTGGTGGGCGAGGGGTTCAACGCCCCAGATCACCGTCAGCGTCCGCAAGGTGCCGGCGTGCGTCTTTGTGCGCTGGGCGTCCTTCACCGGGTTGGCGCAGGGGCCGGCACCGTCGTGCAGGCACAGCAGCCCCTCGACATCGATTGCCTGGCCGGAGACGTTAAACACA contains:
- a CDS encoding sigma factor-like helix-turn-helix DNA-binding protein; translation: MSANPRESPDEVLVVAAILGDLRAFDELALRYRPAVLRLVPADYAEVLRLRFLDDTPLRRIASFLDIPVSTVKWRVHRGRTLLKEALARLDPE
- a CDS encoding TerC family protein, producing MDWFSSPDAWIALLTLTSLELVLGIDNIVFISILAGKLPQAQREKARFLGLGLAMVSRIALLFSIAWVIQLTAPWFTIMSNEISGRDLILIIGGFFLIAKSTHEIHQKLEGDETALSAASAPSFRSVLIQIMLLDLVFSLDSVITAVGMVDEISIMIIAVMISVAFMMFFARSLSEFVERRPTIKILALSFLLLIGVALISDGLDHHIPKGYIYSAMGFSIFVELINLRARKKPEVEPVKLREPYVQH
- a CDS encoding glycoside hydrolase family 130 protein, producing MIRLLLVTILLAGCGAPPAADPDAWMIGPFEKYAGNPILMPQGATWEAKDLFNPAAWSDGETIHLLYRAEDSSGIGIWNGTSRIGLATSTDGIAFTREPEPIFGPADPWELPGGTEDPRIVRIDGTFYLTYTGYDGETARMGIATSPDLRTWTRHGPTFPERGWTKSGAILPEPIDGKYWMYFGDTNIWAAHSTDLLNWTVVEEPAIRPRPGMFDSRLVEPGPPPMLTEHGILLLYNSADDSLKYAAAQALFDPKNPAQLIARSDEPFLQVTNELEKSGQIANVVFVEGLIESEGIWYLYYGMGDSGIGVATAPAGNR